In Kogia breviceps isolate mKogBre1 chromosome 7, mKogBre1 haplotype 1, whole genome shotgun sequence, a single window of DNA contains:
- the TRIM21 gene encoding E3 ubiquitin-protein ligase TRIM21 produces MASAVPLAMMWEEVTCSICLDPMVEPMSIECGHSFCQECISKVGKHGGSVCPVCRHQFLLRNLRPNRQVANMVENLRKISQDAKEGTQGELCVVHGEKLHLFCKEDGKALCWVCSQSQKHRDHPMVPIEEAAQEYQEKLQVVLQKLRNKQELAEKLEVDVVMKKAAWKGKVEAQKLRIHEEFVRQKNFLAKEEQRQLRKLEEEERQQLRVLGATEARLAQESQALQELISELERRSRGSALELLQEVKSVLERSESWNLKELDITSPDLRNVCYVPGVKKMLRTCGVHITLDPHTANPWLILSENLRQVRLGNTQQEVPENEERFDTYPMVLGAQRFDSGKVYWEVDVTGKEAWDLGVCRDSVQRKGQFLLSPNNGFWTIWLWNKQNYEAGTCPQTPLHLQVPARRVGIFLDCEASTVSFYNITDRGSLIYTFSECAFAGPLRPFFNPGFNDRGRNAAPLTLCPLTMG; encoded by the exons ATGGCCTCAGCAGTGCCCTTGGCAATGATGTGGGAGGAGGTCACGTGCTCTATCTGCCTGGATCCCATGGTGGAGCCCATGAGCATCGAATGTGGTCACAGCTTCTGCCAGGAATGCATCTCTAAGGTTGGGAAACATGGGGGCAGCGTCTGTCCTGTGTGCCGGCACCAATTCCTGCTCCGGAACCTCCGGCCCAATCGACAGGTGGCCAACATGGTGGAGAATCTTAGAAAAATCAGCCAGGATGCCAAGGAGGGCACACAAGGGGAGCTGTGTGTGGTGCACGGAGAGAAACTTCACCTATTTTGTAAGGAAGATGGAAAGGCCCTTTGCTGGGTGTGTTCCCAGTCCCAGAAACACCGTGACCACCCCATGGTCCCTATTGAGGAGGCTGCTCAGGAGTACCAG GAGAAGCTCCAGGTGGTACTACAGAAACTAAGAAACAAACAGGAGTTGGCTGAGAAGTTGGAAGTAGATGTTGTAATGAAGAAAGCAGCCTGGAAG gggaaagttgaGGCACAAAAATTGAGGATTCACGAAGAGTTTGTAAGACAGAAAAACTTTCTGGCTAAAGAGGAGCAGAGGCAACTGCggaagctggaggaggaggagaggcaacAGCTGAGAGTCCTGGGGGCCACAGAGGCCAGGCTGGCCCAAGAGAGCCAGGCCCTGCAGGAGCTGATCTCAGAACTAGAGAGGAGGAGTCGGGGCTCAGCGCTGGAactgctgcag GAGGTGAAAAGTGTCCTGGAAAG GAGTGAGTCCTGGAACCTGAAGGAGCTGGACATCACCTCCCCAGACCTGAGGAATGTGTGCTATGTGCCCGGGGTTAAGAAGATGCTGAGGACATGTGGAG TACACATCACTCTGGATCCACATACAGCCAATCCGTGGCTCATCCTTTCGGAGAATCTGAGACAAGTGAGGCTTGGAAACACCCAGCAGGAAGTGCCTGAAAATGAGGAGAGATTTGATACCTATCCCATGGTACTGGGTGCCCAGCGCTTTGACTCTGGGAAAGTTTACTGGGAGGTAGATGTGACGGGAAAGGAGGCCTGGGACCTGGGGGTTTGTAGAGACTCCGTGCAGAGGAAGGGGCAGTTTTTGCTCAGCCCCAACAATGGCTTCTGGACAATTTGGCTATGGAACAAACAAAACTATGAGGCTGGCACCtgcccccagactcccctccacCTTCAGGTGCCTGCACGCCGAGTTGGAATCTTCCTAGACTGTGAGGCCAGCACTGTTTCCTTCTACAACATCACTGACCGTGGCTCCCTCATCTACACCTTCTCTGAATGTGCCTTCGCTGGACCTCTGCGGCCCTTCTTCAATCCTGGTTTCAATGACAGAGGAAGAAATGCGGCCCCTCTGACCCTCTGTCCACTGACGATGGGCTGA
- the LOC131759965 gene encoding LOW QUALITY PROTEIN: olfactory receptor 52B4-like (The sequence of the model RefSeq protein was modified relative to this genomic sequence to represent the inferred CDS: inserted 1 base in 1 codon): MATPNHTGTSHSLFIQLEIPGLEDQHIWISRPFFISYLVAVLGNSLPVFIIVTECSLHEPMYFFLCMLAVADLILSATTVPKALAIFWFHAGEISLDGSVTQIFFIHATFIAESGILLVMAFDCYVAICDPLRYVTVLRCEVIIRLGLAVVLRSFSVILPDVFLVKRLPFCHSNVLPHTYCEHMAVAEFACADIRVNVWYGLSALLSTVVIHTLHILVSYTFILNAVFHLPSRGAWQKALGTCGSHLGVISMFYLXGIFTIIAQQFGHHVPPYAHILLANICMLTPPMLNPIIYGVKIRQIRECVVSTLSSQWKHC, translated from the exons ATGGCAACCCCCAACCACACTGGTACCAGCCATTCACTCTTCATTCAGCTGGAGATCCCTGGCCTGGAAGACCAGCACATATGGATCTCTCGCCCCTTCTTTATTTCTTACCTTGTTGCTGTCCTTGGGAATAGCCTCCCTGTCTTCATCATCGTCACTGAATGCAGCCTCCATGAACCCATGTACTTCTTCCTCTGCATGCTGGCTGTGGCTGACCTCATCTTGTCCGCTACCACTGTGCCCAAAGCCCTGGCCATATTCTGGTTCCATGCTGGAGAGATTTCCCTTGATGGCTCTGTCACCCAAATCTTCTTCATCCATGCCACCTTCATTGCTGAATCAGGAATTCTGTTGGTCATGGCATTTGACTGCTATGTGGCCATCTGTGACCCACTGCGCTATGTCACAGTGCTCCGCTGTGAAGTAATCATAAGGCTTGGTCTGGCTGTGGTCCTGAGGAGCTTCTCTGTGATACTCCCAGATGTGTTCCTGGTGAAGAGACTACCTTTCTGCCATAGCAATGTGCTACCACATACCTACTGTGAGCACATGGCTGTTGCTGAATTTGCTTGTGCTGACATTCGTGTCAATGTCTGGTATGGCTTGTCTGCTCTGCTCTCTACTGTAGTGATACATACCTTGCACATCTTGGTTTCCTATACTTTCATCCTCAATGCAGTCTTCCACCTCCCTTCCCGAGGAGCTTGGCAAAAGGCCCTAGGCACCTGTGGCTCCCATCTTGGGGTCATTTCCATGTTCTACT CTGGCATTTTTACCATAATTGCCCAGCAGTTTGGGCATCATGTTCCTCCTTATGCCCACATTCTGCTGGCAAACATCTGCATGTTAACCCCTCCTATGCTAAACCCCATCATTTATGGGGTCAAGATCAGGCAGATTCGAGAGTGTGTGGTTAGTACTTTGTCTTCACAGTGGAAACACTGCTGA